Proteins from one Panicum virgatum strain AP13 chromosome 7K, P.virgatum_v5, whole genome shotgun sequence genomic window:
- the LOC120642947 gene encoding 4-coumarate--CoA ligase-like 9, whose amino-acid sequence MTQRPNLTCTPLALTPHKNCVTAAGRMPSPSSRQPRPPLLLSTNAKAAPFLLLAANALATTNTRLPTTGSLQLRMGDAAIAAVREEQGEEEEHIFRSRFPPVAVPDDVTVPEFVLAGAEAYADKVALVEAAPGGRSYTYGEVCRDVARFARALRSVGVRKGHVVVVALPNLAVYPVVSLGIMSAGAVFSGVNPRAAAAEIRKQVEDSEAKLVVANEVAYDKVKGAGVPVIGIGDVERMPGAISWDELLAAADRTGAPVVALDPVQQSDLCALPYSSGTTGVSKGVMLSHRNLVSNLCSSMFAVGQELLGQVVTLGLMPFFHIYGITGICCSTLRHKGTVVVMDRFDLRTFLGALVTHRVMFAPLVPPVMLAMVKSPVADEFDLSGLALRSVMTAAAPLAPDLLAAFQSKFPGVQVEEAYGLTEHSCITLTHAGGGDPHKGPVQIAKKNSVGFILPNLEVKFIDPDTGRSLPRNTPGEVCVRSQAVMQGYYRQKEETERTIDDKGWLHTGDVGYIDDDGDVFIVDRIKELIKYKGFQVAPAELEAILLSHPSVEDAAVFGLLDEEAGEVPVSCVVRRRGAAESEADMMAYVATRVASYKKLRLLRFVDAIPKSVSGKILRRQLRDEFVKKAKTAAA is encoded by the exons ATGACCCAACGACCGAACCTCACCTGCACACCACTTGCCCTGACACCACACAAGAATTGTGTCACCGCCGCGGGCCGCATGCCTTCACCTTCCTCCCGTCAGCCAAGACCTCCTCTCCTGCTCTCTACAAATGCCAAGGCCGCGCCCttcctcctgctcgccgccaaCGCTCTCGCCACCACCAACACCCGACTACCCACCACCGGCAGCCTGCAGCTCAGGATGGGCGACGCGGCCATCGCCGCCGTTCGTGAGgagcagggggaggaggaggagcacatCTTCCGGAGCCGGTTCCCGCCGGTGGCCGTGCCGGACGACGTGACGGTGCCCGAGTTCGTGCTGGCGGGCGCCGAGGCGTACGCCGACAAGGTGGCGCTCGTGGAGGCCGCGCCGGGGGGCCGGTCCTACACCTACGGCGAGGTGTGCCGGGACGTGGCGCGGTTCGCCCGGGCGCTGCGGTCGGTGGGCGTCCGCAAGGGGCACGTCGTGGTGGTGGCGCTCCCGAACCTCGCCGTGTACCCGGTGGTGTCGCTCGGGATCATGTCCGCGGGCGCGGTCTTCTCCGGCGTGAACCCGCGCGCCGCAGCCGCGGAGATCCGGAAGCAGGTTGAGGACTCGGAGGCCAAGCTGGTGGTAGCCAACGAGGTGGCCTACGACAAGGTGAAGGGCGCGGGCGTGCCGGTGATCGGCATCGGCGACGTGGAGCGCATGCCCGGCGCGATCAGCTGGGacgagctcctcgccgccgcggaccgcACGGGCGCGCCGGTGGTGGCGCTGGACCCCGTGCAGCAGTCGGACCTGTGCGCGCTGCCCTACTCGTCGGGCACCACGGGGGTCTCCAAGGGCGTGATGCTGAGCCACCGGAACCTGGTGTCCAACCTCTGCTCCTCCATGTTCGCCGTCGGGCAGGAGCTGCTCGGGCAGGTGGTGACCCTGGGCCTCATGCCCTTTTTCCACATCTACGGCATCACCGGCATCTGCTGCTCGACGCTGCGGCACAAGGGCACGGTGGTGGTGATGGACCGCTTCGACCTGCGCACCTTCCTGGGCGCGCTGGTGACGCACCGCGTCATGTTCGCGCCGCTGGTGCCGCCGGTGATGCTGGCCATGGTGAAGAGCCCCGTCGCTGACGAGTTCGACCTCTCCGGCCTCGCCCTCCGGTCCGTCatgaccgccgccgcgccgctggccCCAGACCTCCTCGCGGCGTTCCAGAGCAAGTTCCCGGGGGTGCAGGTGGAGGAGGCGTACGGGCTGACGGAGCACAGCTGCATCACGCTgacgcacgccggcggcggcgacccgcaCAAGGGCCCCGTCCAGATCGCCAAGAAGAACTCGGTCGGCTTCATCCTGCCCAACCTGGAGGTGAAGTTCATCGACCCGGACACAGGGCGTTCCCTGCCCAGGAACACCCCCGGGGAGGTCTGCGTCCGGAGCCAGGCCGTGATGCAGGGCTACTACAGGCAGAAGGAGGAGACGGAGCGCACCATCGACGACAAGGGCTGGCTCCACACCGGCGACGTCGGGTAcatcgacgacgacggcgacgtcttCATCGTCGACCGGATCAAGGAGCTCATCAAGTACAAGGGCTTCCAG GTTGCTCCTGCCGAGCTGGAGGCCATTCTCCTGTCCCACCCGTCGGTGGAAGACGCGGCCGTCTTCGG GCTGCTGGACGAGGAGGCCGGCGAGGTCCCGGTGTCGtgcgtggtgcggcggcgcggtgcggcggAGAGCGAGGCGGACATGATGGCGTACGTGGCGACGCGTGTGGCGTCGTACAAGAAGCTCCGGCTGCTGCGGTTCGTGGACGCCATCCCCAAGTCGGTGTCCGGCAAGATCCTGCGTAGGCAGCTCCGGGACGAGTTCGTCAAGAAGGCCAAGACGGCCGCGGCGTAG